Proteins encoded by one window of Panicum virgatum strain AP13 chromosome 7N, P.virgatum_v5, whole genome shotgun sequence:
- the LOC120681979 gene encoding DNA polymerase epsilon catalytic subunit A-like isoform X2 has translation MAKKNDYYHIKRQIESELIQSGGIASSKPFIDLSKPEHLLKLKDCLKKYCQKAHKRVVDKPITEVREAGICMRENSFYVDTVRSFRDRRYEYKGLNKTWKGKLAEAKSSGNSMKIQEAQDMVVLYDSLQLAHKCILNSFYGYVMRKGARWYSMEMAGVVTYTGAKIIQNARLLVEKIGRPLELDTDGIWCVLPGSFPENFTFKTEAAKKLTVSYPCVMLNVDVARNNTNDQYQTLKDPVNKLYTTHSECSIEFEVDGPYKATPRSHV, from the exons ATGGCAAAAAAGAA TGACTATTATCACATAAAGAGGCAAATTGAGTCAGAGCTGATTCAATCTGGTGGTATCGCATCTTCAAAGCCTTTTATTGACCTCTCAAAACCTGAACATTTACTTAAACTAAAGGATTGTTTAAAGAAATATTGCCAAAAG GCACACAAAAGAGTAGTTGATAAACCAATTACAGAAGTTAGAGAAGCTGGAATATGCATGCGTGAAAATTCATTCTATGTAGACACAGTACGAAG CTTTCGTGATAGAAGATATGAATACAAAGGTCTTAACAAAACATGGAAAGGAAAATTGGCAGAAGCTAAATCCAGTGGAAATTCTATGAAAATTCAGGAAGCGCAG GACATGGTTGTTCTATATGATTCTTTGCAACTTGCTCACAAGTGCATATTGAATTCTTTTTATGGATATGTCATGCGCAA GGGAGCAAGATGGTACTCTATGGAAATGGCTGGGGTAGTTACATATACTGGTGCAAAGATTATCCAAAATGCTCGGTTACTTGTAGAAAAAATTGGAAGGCCACTGGAACTGGATACAGATGGCATTTGGTGTGTTTTGCCTGGTTCTTTTCCAGAGAACTTTACTTTTAAGACAGA AGCTGCGAAGAAGCTAACAGTATCTTATCCCTGTGTCATGCTTAATGTTGATGTTGCGAGAAATAACACTAATGATCAATATCAA ACGCTGAAAGACCCAGTAAATAAGCTATATACAACACACAGTGAGTGTTCCATTGAATTTGAGGTCGATGGACCTTACAAG GCCACACCACGCAGTCATGTCTAG
- the LOC120681979 gene encoding DNA polymerase epsilon catalytic subunit A-like isoform X1 — translation MAKKNDYYHIKRQIESELIQSGGIASSKPFIDLSKPEHLLKLKDCLKKYCQKAHKRVVDKPITEVREAGICMRENSFYVDTVRSFRDRRYEYKGLNKTWKGKLAEAKSSGNSMKIQEAQDMVVLYDSLQLAHKCILNSFYGYVMRKGARWYSMEMAGVVTYTGAKIIQNARLLVEKIGRPLELDTDGIWCVLPGSFPENFTFKTEAAKKLTVSYPCVMLNVDVARNNTNDQYQTLKDPVNKLYTTHSECSIEFEVDGPYKVSILMLLLFPFFLHEVSHSLLHKC, via the exons ATGGCAAAAAAGAA TGACTATTATCACATAAAGAGGCAAATTGAGTCAGAGCTGATTCAATCTGGTGGTATCGCATCTTCAAAGCCTTTTATTGACCTCTCAAAACCTGAACATTTACTTAAACTAAAGGATTGTTTAAAGAAATATTGCCAAAAG GCACACAAAAGAGTAGTTGATAAACCAATTACAGAAGTTAGAGAAGCTGGAATATGCATGCGTGAAAATTCATTCTATGTAGACACAGTACGAAG CTTTCGTGATAGAAGATATGAATACAAAGGTCTTAACAAAACATGGAAAGGAAAATTGGCAGAAGCTAAATCCAGTGGAAATTCTATGAAAATTCAGGAAGCGCAG GACATGGTTGTTCTATATGATTCTTTGCAACTTGCTCACAAGTGCATATTGAATTCTTTTTATGGATATGTCATGCGCAA GGGAGCAAGATGGTACTCTATGGAAATGGCTGGGGTAGTTACATATACTGGTGCAAAGATTATCCAAAATGCTCGGTTACTTGTAGAAAAAATTGGAAGGCCACTGGAACTGGATACAGATGGCATTTGGTGTGTTTTGCCTGGTTCTTTTCCAGAGAACTTTACTTTTAAGACAGA AGCTGCGAAGAAGCTAACAGTATCTTATCCCTGTGTCATGCTTAATGTTGATGTTGCGAGAAATAACACTAATGATCAATATCAA ACGCTGAAAGACCCAGTAAATAAGCTATATACAACACACAGTGAGTGTTCCATTGAATTTGAGGTCGATGGACCTTACAAGGTGAGTATTTTGATGTTATTACTGTTTCCCTTCTTCCTTCATGAAGTTTCACATTCTCTTTTACATAAATGTTAA
- the LOC120681979 gene encoding DNA polymerase epsilon catalytic subunit A-like isoform X3, whose protein sequence is MGLARRDLHGKKEAHKRVVDKPITEVREAGICMRENSFYVDTVRSFRDRRYEYKGLNKTWKGKLAEAKSSGNSMKIQEAQDMVVLYDSLQLAHKCILNSFYGYVMRKGARWYSMEMAGVVTYTGAKIIQNARLLVEKIGRPLELDTDGIWCVLPGSFPENFTFKTEAAKKLTVSYPCVMLNVDVARNNTNDQYQTLKDPVNKLYTTHSECSIEFEVDGPYKVSILMLLLFPFFLHEVSHSLLHKC, encoded by the exons ATGGGTCTAGCGAGGAGAGACCTACATGGCAAAAAAGAA GCACACAAAAGAGTAGTTGATAAACCAATTACAGAAGTTAGAGAAGCTGGAATATGCATGCGTGAAAATTCATTCTATGTAGACACAGTACGAAG CTTTCGTGATAGAAGATATGAATACAAAGGTCTTAACAAAACATGGAAAGGAAAATTGGCAGAAGCTAAATCCAGTGGAAATTCTATGAAAATTCAGGAAGCGCAG GACATGGTTGTTCTATATGATTCTTTGCAACTTGCTCACAAGTGCATATTGAATTCTTTTTATGGATATGTCATGCGCAA GGGAGCAAGATGGTACTCTATGGAAATGGCTGGGGTAGTTACATATACTGGTGCAAAGATTATCCAAAATGCTCGGTTACTTGTAGAAAAAATTGGAAGGCCACTGGAACTGGATACAGATGGCATTTGGTGTGTTTTGCCTGGTTCTTTTCCAGAGAACTTTACTTTTAAGACAGA AGCTGCGAAGAAGCTAACAGTATCTTATCCCTGTGTCATGCTTAATGTTGATGTTGCGAGAAATAACACTAATGATCAATATCAA ACGCTGAAAGACCCAGTAAATAAGCTATATACAACACACAGTGAGTGTTCCATTGAATTTGAGGTCGATGGACCTTACAAGGTGAGTATTTTGATGTTATTACTGTTTCCCTTCTTCCTTCATGAAGTTTCACATTCTCTTTTACATAAATGTTAA
- the LOC120681979 gene encoding DNA polymerase epsilon catalytic subunit A-like isoform X4, whose protein sequence is MYPNIILTNRLQAHKRVVDKPITEVREAGICMRENSFYVDTVRSFRDRRYEYKGLNKTWKGKLAEAKSSGNSMKIQEAQDMVVLYDSLQLAHKCILNSFYGYVMRKGARWYSMEMAGVVTYTGAKIIQNARLLVEKIGRPLELDTDGIWCVLPGSFPENFTFKTEAAKKLTVSYPCVMLNVDVARNNTNDQYQTLKDPVNKLYTTHSECSIEFEVDGPYKVSILMLLLFPFFLHEVSHSLLHKC, encoded by the exons GCACACAAAAGAGTAGTTGATAAACCAATTACAGAAGTTAGAGAAGCTGGAATATGCATGCGTGAAAATTCATTCTATGTAGACACAGTACGAAG CTTTCGTGATAGAAGATATGAATACAAAGGTCTTAACAAAACATGGAAAGGAAAATTGGCAGAAGCTAAATCCAGTGGAAATTCTATGAAAATTCAGGAAGCGCAG GACATGGTTGTTCTATATGATTCTTTGCAACTTGCTCACAAGTGCATATTGAATTCTTTTTATGGATATGTCATGCGCAA GGGAGCAAGATGGTACTCTATGGAAATGGCTGGGGTAGTTACATATACTGGTGCAAAGATTATCCAAAATGCTCGGTTACTTGTAGAAAAAATTGGAAGGCCACTGGAACTGGATACAGATGGCATTTGGTGTGTTTTGCCTGGTTCTTTTCCAGAGAACTTTACTTTTAAGACAGA AGCTGCGAAGAAGCTAACAGTATCTTATCCCTGTGTCATGCTTAATGTTGATGTTGCGAGAAATAACACTAATGATCAATATCAA ACGCTGAAAGACCCAGTAAATAAGCTATATACAACACACAGTGAGTGTTCCATTGAATTTGAGGTCGATGGACCTTACAAGGTGAGTATTTTGATGTTATTACTGTTTCCCTTCTTCCTTCATGAAGTTTCACATTCTCTTTTACATAAATGTTAA
- the LOC120681979 gene encoding DNA polymerase epsilon catalytic subunit A-like isoform X5, translating to MAKKNDYYHIKRQIESELIQSGGIASSKPFIDLSKPEHLLKLKDCLKKYCQKAHKRVVDKPITEVREAGICMRENSFYVDTVRSFRDRRYEYKGLNKTWKGKLAEAKSSGNSMKIQEAQDMVVLYDSLQLAHKCILNSFYGYVMRKGARWYSMEMAGVVTYTGAKIIQNARLLVEKIGRPLELDTDGIWCVLPGSFPENFTFKTEAAKKLTVSYPCVMLNVDVARNNTNDQYQLVSLFY from the exons ATGGCAAAAAAGAA TGACTATTATCACATAAAGAGGCAAATTGAGTCAGAGCTGATTCAATCTGGTGGTATCGCATCTTCAAAGCCTTTTATTGACCTCTCAAAACCTGAACATTTACTTAAACTAAAGGATTGTTTAAAGAAATATTGCCAAAAG GCACACAAAAGAGTAGTTGATAAACCAATTACAGAAGTTAGAGAAGCTGGAATATGCATGCGTGAAAATTCATTCTATGTAGACACAGTACGAAG CTTTCGTGATAGAAGATATGAATACAAAGGTCTTAACAAAACATGGAAAGGAAAATTGGCAGAAGCTAAATCCAGTGGAAATTCTATGAAAATTCAGGAAGCGCAG GACATGGTTGTTCTATATGATTCTTTGCAACTTGCTCACAAGTGCATATTGAATTCTTTTTATGGATATGTCATGCGCAA GGGAGCAAGATGGTACTCTATGGAAATGGCTGGGGTAGTTACATATACTGGTGCAAAGATTATCCAAAATGCTCGGTTACTTGTAGAAAAAATTGGAAGGCCACTGGAACTGGATACAGATGGCATTTGGTGTGTTTTGCCTGGTTCTTTTCCAGAGAACTTTACTTTTAAGACAGA AGCTGCGAAGAAGCTAACAGTATCTTATCCCTGTGTCATGCTTAATGTTGATGTTGCGAGAAATAACACTAATGATCAATATCAA TTGGTTTCTTTGTTCTACTAG